From a region of the Parus major isolate Abel chromosome 6, Parus_major1.1, whole genome shotgun sequence genome:
- the CASP7 gene encoding caspase-7 isoform X1, with amino-acid sequence MSEDQHGNLPAGEEGDENGSDVVDARPDRSSRFSLFGKKRKNGEEEQPKPSLSNQYRIVTPTFQYNMDYKKVGKCIIINNKNFEDKTGMGTRNGTDKDAGDLAKSFKNLGFEVFTYNDRSRDDMEKLLKQAAEENHSDAACFACILLSHGEEGLIYGTDGPMAIKSLTALFRGDKCKSLIGKPKLFFIQACRGSEFDEGIQTDSGPANDTLETDANPRYKIPVEADFLFAYSTVPGYYSWRNPGRGSWFVQSLCSVLNEHGKQLEIMQILTRVNYVVATNFESQSDDPRFSEKKQIPCVVSMLTKELYF; translated from the exons ATGTCAGAGGATCAGCATGGTAATCTCCCTGCTGGAGAGGAAGGTGATGAGAATGGCTCTGATGTAGTTGATGCAAGGCCAGACAGAAGCAGCAGGTTCTCACTTTTTGGAAA aaaaaggaagaatggaGAAGAAGAGCAGCCAAAGCCCTCTCTCAGTAATCAATACCGAATTGTCACACCCACATTCCAGTATAATATGGATTACAAGAAAGTTGGCAAATGTATTATTATAAACAACAAGAATTTTGAAGACAAAACAG GAATGGGCACACGCAATGGCACCGACAAAGATGCTGGAGATCTTGCTAAGAGCTTTAAAAACTTAGGGTTTGAGGTTTTTACATACAATGACCGAAGCCGTGATGATATGGAAAAATTACTGAAGCAAG CTGCCGAGGAGAACCACAGTGATGCTGCCTGCTTTGCCTGTATCCTCCTAAGCCATGGGGAAGAAGGGCTCATCTATGGCACAGATGGACCCATGGCTATCAAGAGTCTGACTGCCCTGTTCAGAGGAGACAAGTGTAAAAGCCTTATAGGCAAACCCAAACTGTTTTTCATTCAG GCCTGCAGAGGCTCTGAATTTGATGAAGGTATACAGACTGACTCTGGACCTGCCAATGACACCCTGGAGACAGATGCCAACCCGAGATACAAAATCCCAGTAGaagcagattttctgtttgcttattCCACTGTGCCAG GTTATTACTCCTGGAGAAACCCTGGAAGAGGCTCCTGGTTTGTGCAGTCCTTGTGCTCTGTGCTAAATGAGCATGGAAAGCAGCTTGAGATCATGCAGATCCTCACTCGGGTCAATTACGTGGTGGCCACGAATTTCGAGTCCCAGTCTGACGATCCCCGCTTCAGTGAGAAGAAGCAGATTCCCTGCGTGGTCTCCATGCTCACTAAGGAACTTTACTTCTGA
- the CASP7 gene encoding caspase-7 isoform X2, with protein sequence MDYKKVGKCIIINNKNFEDKTGMGTRNGTDKDAGDLAKSFKNLGFEVFTYNDRSRDDMEKLLKQAAEENHSDAACFACILLSHGEEGLIYGTDGPMAIKSLTALFRGDKCKSLIGKPKLFFIQACRGSEFDEGIQTDSGPANDTLETDANPRYKIPVEADFLFAYSTVPGYYSWRNPGRGSWFVQSLCSVLNEHGKQLEIMQILTRVNYVVATNFESQSDDPRFSEKKQIPCVVSMLTKELYF encoded by the exons ATGGATTACAAGAAAGTTGGCAAATGTATTATTATAAACAACAAGAATTTTGAAGACAAAACAG GAATGGGCACACGCAATGGCACCGACAAAGATGCTGGAGATCTTGCTAAGAGCTTTAAAAACTTAGGGTTTGAGGTTTTTACATACAATGACCGAAGCCGTGATGATATGGAAAAATTACTGAAGCAAG CTGCCGAGGAGAACCACAGTGATGCTGCCTGCTTTGCCTGTATCCTCCTAAGCCATGGGGAAGAAGGGCTCATCTATGGCACAGATGGACCCATGGCTATCAAGAGTCTGACTGCCCTGTTCAGAGGAGACAAGTGTAAAAGCCTTATAGGCAAACCCAAACTGTTTTTCATTCAG GCCTGCAGAGGCTCTGAATTTGATGAAGGTATACAGACTGACTCTGGACCTGCCAATGACACCCTGGAGACAGATGCCAACCCGAGATACAAAATCCCAGTAGaagcagattttctgtttgcttattCCACTGTGCCAG GTTATTACTCCTGGAGAAACCCTGGAAGAGGCTCCTGGTTTGTGCAGTCCTTGTGCTCTGTGCTAAATGAGCATGGAAAGCAGCTTGAGATCATGCAGATCCTCACTCGGGTCAATTACGTGGTGGCCACGAATTTCGAGTCCCAGTCTGACGATCCCCGCTTCAGTGAGAAGAAGCAGATTCCCTGCGTGGTCTCCATGCTCACTAAGGAACTTTACTTCTGA